The region GCACAAGCCGGATCAACAGAAACACAGCGACGAGCACGCCGAACGCCGTTGGAACCGCGAGGGCCATGCGGCGAAGCAGGTAGGCGCCCAGGGGAACTCCTCTCCGACGGCCGCAGCCCCCAACGTCGAGGAGCTGGGCGCTCGATGCCCGCCACCTTTCTTCGGCACGAAAGCGGGGTCCTGCTGCGCCGGTCCGGGCGCCTGCGCCAACCGAGGCCGTCCCGTTGACGTTCCTCGGACGATAATGCTATGATGCCCCGAGCAGGGCGATGACGGAGACGCGTCGGCCCGTGCCGCTCCCCAAGAGAGCCGGTGGCGGTGGAACCCGGCGGAGACGGACGGACGGCATCCACTCTCGAGCCGCGGTCGGATCGCGCGGTGGCACGCGCGTGAAGGAACTGCCGGGTACGCCCGTTACCGCGATCAAGCGCCGGACCGCCTGTGCGGGGTCCGGAAATGGAGTGGCACCGCGAGCGTTCTCGCCTCCGTATGGCGAGAGCGTTTTTTGTTTGTGTCGGATCGCACCTGAGACGCGTGACGAGGAGGAGAGCGATGGCCCAAACCAACCTGCTGCTGATTCCCGGCCCCACCCCACTGCCGCCCGAGGTGCTGCGGGCCATGGACCGGCAGATGACCAACCACCGCGGCCCGGCGTTCGGCCGGCTGATGGGCGAAACGATGGATGGTCTAAAGGAGATCTTCCAGACCAAAAACGACATCATCCCGCTCGTCTCCTCCGGGACGGGCGGTCTCGAGGCGACGGTCACGAACTTCCTGTCGGCGGGCGACCGCGTGCTCTCGATCAACAACGGCTCCTTCTGCGAGCGGTTCGCCGCCATCGCGGAGCGCTACGGGGCCCGCGTCGACCGCGTCACCGCTGAATGGGGCCACCCCGTGCCGCTCGACGCGATCAGCGAGCGCATCCGGGGGGACGCCAAGCGCGAATATCGCGCGGTGCTAGTCACCCAGAGCGAAACGAGCACCGGCGTCCACAACGATGTGCGGGCGATCCGCGGGGCCCTCGGTGACCACCCCGCGCTCCTGGTGGTCGACGCCGTCAGCAGCCTCGGGGCCATTCCCCTCGAGACCGACGCCTGGGGCGTCGACGTCGTCGTCACGGGGTCGCAGAAGGCCCTGATGAGTCCGCCGGGCATGGCCTTCGTGAGCGTGAGCGACCGCGCCTGGACGGCGGCCGAGCGGTCCACCACGCCGCGGTTCTACCTCGATCTGGGCCGCGGTCGGACGGCGGTTCACGATCGCGTCCCTTCCACGCCGTTCACCACCGCCATGACGGTCGCCTATGCGGTGCACGCGGCGGTCGGGCTGATCCTCCACGAGGGCCTGCCCCAAGTTTTCGAGCGACACCGGCGGATGGCGCGGATGGTCCGAGCCGGCGTTCGGGGCATGGGCCTCGCCCCGCTCGTCGAGGACGCGTACGCCGTCAACTCGGTGACCCCCGTGCTGATGCCGGAGAACGTGGACGGCAAGGCCGTGGTGGCGCGCGCCCGCGACGCCTACGACGTGCTGCTTGGAGCCGGGATCGGACGCTTGGATCGCAGCACCGTGCGGATCGGCCACCTCGGATACACAAAGACGGAGTGGCTGCTCACCGGTCTCGAGACGCTCGGCCGCTCCCTCGGCGATGTGGGCCACCCGGTCGCGACCGAAGCCGGCGTGGCCGCGGCGCGGCTCGCGCTCGAGACCGCGCCGCAGCGGTAACGACCGGTTCCATGCGCGTTCTTGTTGCCGACGGGCTGGCGGAGGAAGGCCTGAACCGGCTACGTGACGCCGGGGAGGTCGTGGTGCACCGCGGGCTGTCGGAGGATGAGCTGTGCGGCCTCCTCCCGGAGGCCGAGGCGGTCGTCGTGCGGAGCCGCACGCGCGTCACGTCGCGCGCGCTCCGCGACGCCGGCCGTCTCCGAGTGATCGCCCGCGCCGGTGT is a window of bacterium DNA encoding:
- a CDS encoding alanine--glyoxylate aminotransferase family protein; its protein translation is MAQTNLLLIPGPTPLPPEVLRAMDRQMTNHRGPAFGRLMGETMDGLKEIFQTKNDIIPLVSSGTGGLEATVTNFLSAGDRVLSINNGSFCERFAAIAERYGARVDRVTAEWGHPVPLDAISERIRGDAKREYRAVLVTQSETSTGVHNDVRAIRGALGDHPALLVVDAVSSLGAIPLETDAWGVDVVVTGSQKALMSPPGMAFVSVSDRAWTAAERSTTPRFYLDLGRGRTAVHDRVPSTPFTTAMTVAYAVHAAVGLILHEGLPQVFERHRRMARMVRAGVRGMGLAPLVEDAYAVNSVTPVLMPENVDGKAVVARARDAYDVLLGAGIGRLDRSTVRIGHLGYTKTEWLLTGLETLGRSLGDVGHPVATEAGVAAARLALETAPQR